One Actinomadura viridis genomic region harbors:
- a CDS encoding carboxymuconolactone decarboxylase family protein: protein MPRLREVPRAEVTDERILYFYDRLFAPDRDPAVDHGTATGSPGDWWTVFAQSPEVFRHAVRGFALYRNAALDPALRELGQCRAGWARGSQFVFSQHCKQMRALGMPEEKIQAIPHWQTADCYSRLERAVLAYTDGLVLDGGRVHDEIFAVLREHLSDEEILLLTYITCLYEMHATMSKALRLEFDNRPEPVVEVAAPEGYGSRDIAADLSGEG from the coding sequence ATGCCCCGCCTGCGTGAGGTCCCCCGTGCCGAGGTCACCGACGAGCGGATCCTCTACTTCTACGACCGCCTGTTCGCCCCGGACCGCGACCCCGCGGTGGACCACGGTACGGCCACCGGCTCGCCCGGCGACTGGTGGACGGTGTTCGCCCAGTCCCCGGAGGTCTTCCGGCACGCCGTCCGCGGCTTCGCCCTCTACCGCAACGCCGCCCTGGACCCGGCGCTGCGCGAGCTGGGGCAGTGCCGGGCGGGGTGGGCGCGCGGCAGCCAGTTCGTGTTCTCGCAGCACTGCAAGCAGATGCGCGCGCTGGGGATGCCGGAGGAGAAGATCCAGGCCATCCCCCACTGGCAGACCGCCGACTGCTACTCGCGGCTGGAACGCGCCGTCCTGGCCTACACCGACGGGCTCGTGCTGGACGGCGGCCGGGTGCACGACGAGATCTTCGCGGTACTGCGGGAACACCTCTCCGACGAGGAGATCCTGCTGCTCACCTACATCACCTGCCTGTACGAGATGCACGCCACGATGTCCAAGGCGCTGCGGCTGGAGTTCGACAACCGGCCCGAGCCGGTGGTGGAGGTGGCCGCGCCGGAGGGGTACGGCAGCCGGGACATCGCCGCGGACCTGTCCGGAGAGGGCTGA